From the genome of Lemur catta isolate mLemCat1 chromosome 18, mLemCat1.pri, whole genome shotgun sequence:
CTTCGGGTTTCTCTGACTTCCTATCCTGGAGAAAATGCTCTACCTTTAAAGAGCTCAGGTGATGAGCTTAGGCCTACCTGGATAAGCTGTCCATTTTAAGGAAAACTGATTAGTAATGACTTTTgcaaatcccttttgccatgtgataATGTAATCACACAATCAGCTGCAGGAGTAACACCAGAGGCTGAAGGTGCTGGGGACTGTCTTAGAAGTCTGCTCACCAGGGTAACTAGATATGTTACTCAGACTGCAGGTTTCATGATGATATACCTGGTAAAAAATTTTTGATATGTGTCAGAAAACCTACAATACTTCATCAACTCATTCCAATTTCCTAAATGCATTAGCAATGTTGACTAGGACTTGCCTTCATCAAGGCTTGGCCCTCTTTCCTGCATAGACATGTTTTTTTCTTGCAAACTCTTGGTGACTTGGATGTTATTTTTATCTATCTCTATAGTTTATTATCCATTTCTCAGTCATTTATGGAAACAACCTCAATCAACAAATGAGTAAACACTACTTTCATAGCACTTATCCAAATCCAAAATCATACCTGGAAAGGTGTTAAGCCCTAATAGTTGTTTcttagatgtttgttgaatgaatgaatgatgtatGACAGGCTTTGCCCTTAAGTAGACTACTGTCTACTTTAGAAATAAGCCATATACACACTCAAAGATGAATAACAATCTACGAATTTATGTGACCAGCTTTGAAAAAGTGGTCCAGGCCCTAGAGCATAGTGTGTATGTGCCAGGAAAGCTTTGTGGAAGACATAGAGCTAGAAATGGACCTTgagaaatatgtattatttgGGTGGGTGGAAGGATGATCCACAGTCTGGGAAGCGAGGACGGTGTGAGCAAAGGTGCAGTTTGGGATGGGAGCAGCCACTTCAGGTGAGAATCGAGATCTGAGTGGCAGGTTGTCAAATAAGGTACAGAAATGTTTGAGCCAATTATCTTAAGTATCCAAAGGTTTATCAAAGCGAAGGCAATTTGAACTCTCTGGAATAAATATGACATTAATGGATAGTTTTCTTAATTCACTgggaaagttttaaagaaaattctcttaattaaaaaacaattcctCTCATAAATGCCATGTTGGGTCCTTAGGAGAAAGAGCACCATATGCAAgttaacaaacacacacattgcaagtcaaaataaaatatgagttcTTTATTCCATATTCAGCTAACAAACAGCTATCTGAAATGATGCTGATTTTTAGTTTGTAGCCTTTGGATTTGCTGGAGTTCTTTCTCGTCCCACTTTGGAGATAAATATTCCTGCAGCTTCCTTTTCTATCCCCAAAGTTAAGAACTCTGGCTACTACACAGAGATGTCTGTGATCTAGGAAAGTAATTGGTGAGCAAATCATAGAATAGGATGTCTTATGACAGCATCAAGTTTACCTGTGGGAATGGTGGGAAAATATACACAGCATGAGAACAATGGGAAGGCAGCCTAGCAAAGGCAATCAGATCTGGAATGCGATAACCTCACTAGGTGTAAGTGCGTTTTGTAGGAGGGCATACAGGTATGACGGTGAGGTGAGGACGATGGCACACACACAGGCTGCAATCTAATGGCCAGAGTCTGGAGTGGGAATTCTACTTTTAGAATGGCCTACAGTTTTCTTGGAGAccttctgtgtgtctctgtgcttCAGGTCCTACCTGCATGACAGAAGCCCAGCCACTGTCCTCGTGGAAAGGAGCCTTCTCCCCCAGGTACTATGTTCTACCAACCTGAGGGCACTCAATGTTTATGGGCTTGCTAAAAGAAAGTCTTAATTAAGGCCCAATGGGAGGAAGCCATAAAATGAGATATTTGCCTGGTTCAAATGCTTACTGGGTGTCTTGCTGGGAGCAATACTGAGGGAGGAAGATGGCAACTAAGCCCTGAGGTAAATTATTCAACATTAAACTGTATATTCTCAACTTACTCTTTCTCTTGGGGACGTGGAATAAAGGGTCTGACCTTGAGGGCCTGTCTCTTCTCTGTTCCCCAATAAATCAGCAAGTGTGTGGTGGGGTCTCCGGAAGAGCAATGTGCCCAGAGCAGCCGGGGGATTCCCCAAGAGGTGCTTTGGCAGAAATCAGTATCTGAGAGGCACATGTTCTAGGTGTTTGACTTTAGCTGTATTTCCTAAAGGCGGCCACTTTGCTTGCATTGCCTGGTGCCACTCAGGCTGGTTCTAAACAGCCCTTGGGTTCCAGGAGCTGCTTTGAAGGTTCAGTCTGAATCCACTGCATGGTCAAAGGCATGCTCAGAGTGCCTCTTTTTCCTGGACACCAGACACAGGTATGCAAGAAATACCAGACACAGCAAGGCTGCTGCTGTGAAGAGGGTGAGGATGCCTACAAAGACAGGCGGCTGTACAGGCAGGCGGATCAGGGGGCTTTCAGCTGGGATCTGGTTGGTCAGGCTGAGCATGTATCCAAGAGACCAGCCAATGCTGCTGTTCCCCACCTGTGGAGTAGAGGGGAAGACGGCTCAGTTCTCAGAACAAGCCTCGAGGCTGCAATTACACACCCGGGCACACCACTATCAACCTCGCAAAGCTCCCACAGGAAACTGTGGCCCGAGGAGGCGAAAGGACTGGTCCAAGTTCAGACACCACACTGTGGCCACCAAGGCTTGGGGGTCTCACCTCCAGCAATGAAGAGAAAACAGTCAAAAGAATGAATCCTCACAACCTCGTCACAGCCAGGCACAAAGAAGGCACAGTTAGTAACAATGAAAGTGTCCCTGTGGTCCAGGGCTATAGGGGTGTTTGTGGCTAGAGAAAGAGGGTAAGGAGTGGTTTGCTAAACCCAGGACCAGCTTCTAAGAGCAGGGAATCAGTCCAAATGGGAAGCAGACTTTGTCAATTGCTTGTTGCTTCCACACATTTTGGCTTTACATGTTTTTAGGTTGGTTTATTAGGCatataaatgttttgaatttgCAATCCTTGTAGCGAGTTgaactttttatcattatgttgTAACCCTGTCTATCTCAAATGAGGCTTTTTGTCTTAAACACTGTTTTGTCAGATATCAAATAaatacaccagctttcttttgggtGGTGGTTGActgataatttaaattttttttttaaactttcagtcTTTCCATGTCCTTATGTTTGAAGTATAAGTGTTTCTCTTATAAATGGCAGCTACTTGATTTTTAAGAATCCAATCTGGCAATGTCTGTCTTTTAACTGGTAGGTTTATGTTTATTAAGGTTATGATTATTGTGATCATTGGTATATTTGAACTTCTTTctaatatattacttttaaatttttagttagtgctatttttctatatattttttcctttactgcCTTAAAAATGATACCTGTATGTCCACATTGACATTTTTAGTTTGTGCTTGTGTCCCTGTATCCTATGACCCCCCCACCATAGCACTTTCATGTTGGGTATTTTCTATACTTGGGCTATATGgatggatttttctcttttatttagtgttagttttcttctttaatataaGTTTTAAGCCACATCATTTATTATTACTTCCTGTATTTTTGTAACATCTCCTGGGTTTAATTCTCCTCTTGACTACTTcccctaaaaatattttcaatataagtTTTGTGTGACAAATCTTCTGAAGTCTTTTTATACCCTTACATCTAATTACTAATttggctggatataaaattctttatgattaaaggaaagaaactttAAACCTAGGAGGTTATATCAATCCAAATCAGTATTCAATGGAAAGTCATTCTCCGTTCTTAGACTGTATTTTACTGGTAATTAGATTCATTAGAAGCTAAGCTTAGAGAGTACATGCCACCAATGGTCCTTATGTCTCCAGACatccttattttttgtagattacCCAATTTTATTTAGTAAAAGTAGACAGTCGCAGGCCTAAGGCAGGATATTGATTGGTTTAATCTAATTATTGTCAAAGCTAGTATTGAACAGGCTGACTCCAGACATCCTTCATGCTTCACATCTGCTATTCCTGAAATGAGAAAATCTTCCCAGAACCTGGGGAACATTGCGCTGGCTGAACATATTTGCAAGGCTGAGTCCTGCCTGAAAACAAGGTCTGGAGGTCTCTTCATTGTCACCTGGTGACAGCTGTGATTCCAGCTTCCAACCATTCTGGTTACTTGATAATCATTTATATCTATAAATGATATaacatatctatatatttatggATATATAAAACGCTGAGCTAAGAAGATCCTCCCCATCTCCCAAGTCTTTGTCAGTAAATACAGTGACCTCAGGCTcattcaaagagaaaattcttgCTTAATGCTAATGTAACTCTCTTATGTTCTAAAGCCTGTATCTTGCTCTGAcatctctgtaaaatggagaacaATTAGGTACTTTCCTCTTTACAAAGttaagttatattaatatttcaagctTTTATTCAGCATGAAAAGTCTCAGATccttaacatatttatttattaactcaacaaacatttaccaaGCACCTACTAAGTTCTGGCTCTTGTGATGAATGTTGGGAATATGAAGTTAGTAAGACgagtccctgcccttgaggatcTCCTTGTTCACTGGGCCTGGGCTTCCAGTCCTTTCCTCACCTGGATTGGTCTCCTGTGAGCAACCTCTCTAACTTCTCCGGGGCGCTTCTCCCGGGAACGACTCAGTGTGATCAGCTTCTGCCCAACAAGTTTCAATCACCAATACCCTTTTACCTTCTACATTTCTggcacatgcatacatacattcAAACTTCTCTTTTGGGAGAAAAAGATTTTGCTTTGacttacttcttttttaaaatgtatctggGACCAGGTGTCCTCTGTGAATTTGTACACATTCACAAACAGGTGGTAGATATAGTTGGCTGAGAAACAGTAGGAGCGGGCGTACACCTCATCAAATTTGGGGAGCAGGACAGGAAGCTAAAAAGGAGGTTTAAAACATCTgagaggcagggaaggcaggtATGCTTTAAAATGAACACCTTAGATTAGCTGtcatattttaaagaatcttATCACTcagaatttcataataaaatgtctaaaaatataattatgtaagACAATAATTAAAACATCCCTataaaataccacaaaataaCCACCTCTAAATTCATTGAGTGCTTGTTATGTTCCAAACGTTGTTCCAACCACTCCGTATGTGCTCATAACACTGCTGCTTATAGCACTGATGCTTACAACACCGATGCTTATAACACTGATGCGCACTGCATGCGTGAGGTAGATGCTCTTATGACCCCATTTCACACATGTGGCAGAAGGAGCACGAAGGCCAAATcagaacatacacacatatggaCGCACATGGAGTAGATTCTGCTATACTTTTCTGTACTGACATTGATCACTTCTCTTTAAATACTGACCTGACTCCAATCCTGTGAGCAGAAATTCCAGCTGCTTGAGTTGAAGGCATCCAGGGAAAAGCTACCTGAAAGATTTAAAGCACTGGCTGTGTAGTAGAATCCTGCAAAAGCCTGTAAACAAATCGTACAGAAGAAAATTAGTTCTCAGAATGGGGTATAATATGGAGGTTTTGGGGTGAGTAATAAGAAAGTGGGTAACGGGTCagcagaagagaaacagaaaggtgagaaataaatatttgatgaagaagggagaaaggaatcTTCCAGTGGGTTTTGCTCTTACCACAAATTTCCCTTTAACCTTTGGCTGATAAATCCCATCAAAGGAACAGGTTTCTCGATCGTGGCAAGTTTTAAAGTCAAATATGGAAGCCACCTTTTCCCTACAGAGTGATGGGTCCCCAGTTCCTTCAAAAGTGATGATCTTGTCAGGGTTGTAACGTGCTGGCCTCTGGTTCACCGTGCACAGGCTGTCAAATAGGTGGCCCATGGTGAAGTTGGTGCTATAATCCTGAGGGTAACAGGGGTTGACGAGATGGGTTTTGGTGGTAGAGTTCTGTAGGTATAAGAGTGAGGTGTTAGAAACCACTCTTTTGTGGAGGACCAGGTATTTCCCTTTTGCAAATTCTCACTCTGACTACCTTCCAATGCTaagagagaaactgaaagaataCCACTCTTCACCAGTGTGTACCTGATCCTAGGTTGTCTGGATAACTCACGtaagggcagggaaggggcgTGTGTGTGAGACAGTTACGCTATACCAGGCACAGTACTAGGCTCTCTCTCACATTATCTGATCCAGCCCTTATGATAGCCCTATCAAGCAGGTTTTATAAGCTCCATTTTGGTGAGAAAACAGGTATCTTTAGATTAATGcatcattttaaatagaatattatttatccaTGTAGTAAAATAACCCAAAAcgtacaaataaacaaatgaaaatgaagtcTCCCTGTCACCCACTTCCACACACAAGACCCCTCTCTGGAAACAATCACTATTGTCAGTTTTTGTGTGTCCTTCCAGAGATCTTGtatacatgcaaatatattttcttctctcacctcttttcttttttttaaaccataaatgGTAGCACTTAATATATCCTGTTCTGTTCCTTGCTTTTCTAACgtaaaaatatatctttgagaTCTTTCCATTCATGGTACATGTAGAGTGGCTTCTTCTTTTTAGTAGTTGCATAATGTTCTACTGTACAAGTACACCATAATTTACTTAAGGAATACCCTCTAAATGAGCGCTGAGGTAGTTTCCAATCATTTTGCTGttgcaaacaaataaatacccTTGTCACATAtaaatctttgatccatttaCAATTTATTTGATATAAAGACTGAGGTAGGGACATAGCTTTACTCTTTCCAGATGACTATTCAATCTTTAATCTACTGGTGCAAAATACTCGCTTTATCTTATGCTAAAGTCCTAAATGTGTTTGGTTCTATTTATGAACTCTCTTTTCTAAGGAATTGGATTTGAACTCTGTTCAATTTCAAAGCCACTAAGGCATACAGTTTCCTCTACAGTAAAATCTTGACTCAGACAGTTAGCCTAACtctttcattttactgatgaggaaattgaggcatacatcaaaataatgcaattattaACAATGGCCAGTGACAGGATTCTGCATAGAACCctataaaaaaattcaacactcatCCAATACAACTCACATGAGTGTCTTCCAGAAAGATCTTCATATGACTGGGGAGGAGGTGAACAGTCCCCTTTCTGCCTCCATGGTGTGAAAAACAGTCtatgattttaagaaattgttatATCTAATTTGTAGCGTATCATGCCTGGGTTACTCAATGGCTGAAATATtggttggaagaaaaaaaatcaaaccaaccAACGGTTTATTTAGTATCTACCTCCAAATCTGACTTACACTTTTTCAATGATCAAGAATAGTATAAATTATTTCTGGCTTGGCACATAGACGAAGCTCTGTAAATAtcagttctcttttctttcttttgtgtttgaaTTATTTGTTAAGGCATTCTTTGAATATAGTTTGCCAATGTGCCAAGTTCAGGCACTCAACATTCAACAATCTTCACCAAACTTAGTGTTTACAGGGAGGGCACTGTTATGAAAAAGTAAATCCACTGGGCTTGAGAGAGAAAAGGTGCACTAGAAAACTACAGCACAATCTGATCTGATCTTAGAGTAAAACCagttaaaagtggaaaaaacaatGGTAGAAACTATTCTCAATAGTGATGGAAAgtattaaaaacatacaaaaagaaacTACATTTAACAACAATGGTTCAAGAAAGACAAGTAGTAGCAATTCCTTTATCCCACGAATGAAGTTAGGGAACAATGTTGTGTactttgtatgtatattttttagaaattaataaaaaaagaagtgtcaacacaaacacaaaaacaaacaaaacagtggtacaaaaataaaaaaaataaaaaaataaaaaaacagcgGTACAGAACCAATGATGTCATCTGTAAATTTTATTGAAGGATACAAGCtaggaactaaataaatggaaagatgttttATAATTCTGGATGGAAATTCTTAATATGAATAAGCCAAATTTTACCAACTTAATATATACATTAATGCAATTATAATCACAATCTCAATGGAAAAACTTTTCTGGGTTactatttaaagttattttgaagTTCAGAATAAATGCCTGAGAGTAGAAAAACAGACTATTGCAAGTAGAACAATATGATATTGGCCCAAGAATGCAAAAATGGATgtatagaacagaacagaaaatccggAAAGAGATCTTCATTATCAAGTACTTATTACTGGGATGTCTTAAAATCCCTGAAGTGATAAGATTTCAAAAAGTCATCAAAACATTGTTGGGAATCTGAATGGTTTTAATTTTGCTGGAAGATTGCCTATTTGGccatttaagtaaaaaatacatCTATCCTTTGACCCTATCCTACAGAAGTAAAATCACTAGTTCATAAGGTTGTATGTGcaagaatgtatattttattgttgTGGCAGCAACAAAATAGGATGTAGCCTGGTGCCCATCAGGAGAATGGTGACAAATTATTGAACAttaaacagtaaagaaaataagttaatatattaaCCTGGAAAGTGGAGAAGAACAACATATCAAGCCGTGACTAGTGACAGCATTCAGTAAATGGGATTGGAGGAAggttctttcatttttactttaaccCCTTTCGTATGGTTTGGAATTTTTACAATAGGAATGTACTTTCTTCTATGGTAAAATGATCAATATAGTTTTTTGTGGTTAAAGTATGACACTTGGAATATTACAcacccataaaattataatttcaggGATATTAACAACACAGGAAATTGCTCATGATATATTGTTAGGTAAAATAAAAGCTGGATATAAAACTCTATATGCCATATGAAACTAAGTTTGTCAATCATATTCATGcataaaaaactgaaagaaaatgcaACAATATGTTAATAGTggttaattctgttttttaaaaaaattctttatacttttcagtgTTCATCTTATGAATGTTTTTCACTGAACATGAAGACAAAATTCTGactttaaaagggaaataaagacagTGAATGCATGCCCCTGATGTTTGACATGCCGTCAGAGTGAGACTTGAGCCATAAGGCAACAGGAAACTcactaataagaaaataatttgcaaagtATACATCTAGGTATCATTCTCACAACAGTATGTAATTCTTTATAGTATAGGAAATGAGACTCACACTGGTGGAGTTTACTCAGCCAGCGTTCATGATGCAATAATTTGTGTGAACCTTCCAAGTCAGGGTTTGGCAACACATATTTGGCCCATGAAAGTATTGGTCAGGCAGGTCTGGGCATGCATTTGTAGGTAAGCCTTATCACAGCTGGATCCCTCTCCTTAGCTGAGTCAGAAGTCTCCAGGGGAAGAGCCACCCTCTCAGGCATCTAGAGGTTACCAGGCAAATCGGAGACCTCTGTCCCTGTGAGCTGACTGTGATAGCCTGGGGGCTCACTCCTCTGCTTCCAGTGCTGGGACCGCACTTGGAGTCCTGAATTCTCAAACCTACATGACAGCTCAGAAAGGTGGAGTATTTACTTCTCTACTAAGGACTGCTGGATACATAGATATCACTCTTTAGTAACTGTTGTAGGAgtacacatataaacacacacgcacattgCTTAGGGCCAGCCAAATTTAAGAGGTTAGCCTCTCTGACCCTCACTCACCCTGGGAAAAGAATGATTTCACCTGAAGCTCCACCTTCCACCCCTGCCAGGGCCAGAGCTGGAGGAAGGGACATTAAAGCATTGTGGAAATAAAAGGAGTTGGAGAAAAGAGGACTTCCCAGGGTGCCTTTCCTAGAAGGAAGCATGTTGGTTGAACTACTTCAATGAGCAAGTGAGGATAAGTGGTGATTACTGAGACCCCCAGTGGGAAGGGCTGCCTGGGTTGCCTGTGGGTTGGGTTTGGCCGAGTGGGGCAGGGAGTGAGAGTTGGCGGGAGCCATGCAAGAGTAGTGGAGGGCTGTCTGTAGGGTTCTCATGTCTGTCCTTCCTAGGCAGTGCTCAGACTCTCTTGACAATCAATGTCACGTGCACGTATGATGAGGTGCCTGCCTTTCCTGGCAGACTCCGAGAGAAGTTTTGGGGAGGGACCAGAACAGGGGGTGAGTTCCCACAACCCACCCTGCATGAACACTGGGTAAATGCAGGGGTCTGAAGACGTGAGTTGTGCTGTGGAGGACACTTCTGTGAGCCAGCTCAGTTCTTCTGCAGGCTAGTGTCTGGGAATACTGCTCCTGTCCTCAGTTGCCAAGGTAGATTGGAGGAATGGGGGTTAACACACTGATGCTGTGTCCCGTCTGTTCACAGGCTGACCCAGGCCTTGTCCCCTGCTCCAGTCCCATCAGAAGCTAGGATCTGTGGCTTCTGGTTACCCTCATATCCCTCTAGTCAAGGCCCCTCCCCTCCGTCTCAGCAGCCCAGCCATGGCTGAGATGGATGTGCCCCGAACACGGGAGCAGCTAGGGCCCTCACTGATGCACACTGCGTAATGTTGCGTTTACATTAGCACCAGCTCTCCAGCTAATGCTGGAAGTAGCCTTCTGGGCCCCAGAGCACTTACCATGTGAATTACTGACCAACATGATGGAATTTGGTTGCTGTAAAGTTCCACTATATGAAAGGCATCTGGCTTGCCTAATATAGATCCATCTAAAAGGAGGCTGAGCCTGGGAATGGCTCTACCCTCTCCCTTTTCAGCAAGCAGTTCTCTTGTGACCACTAAAAGTATTTTGTCTGCACCCAGGAGAGTCTCAAAATTCTTAGGCTTATTTAGCAACTGGTTTAAAACAGTTTGTGTTCATAAAGGGAAGGGATCTCAGGTCTTGAATCATTTACAAAAGACATGGAGCTCTGCAACTTCCTTGACTTCTTACTCAAGTTTGCTGGAAGTGGTCaacaaacagaaagagagagagagtgcaagGGAGAGCAAGTATACTTGGACCCCCAGGAGTAAATTGGAAAATGGT
Proteins encoded in this window:
- the ENTPD3 gene encoding ectonucleoside triphosphate diphosphohydrolase 3 isoform X2, with protein sequence MVAYGIVLDAGSSRTTVYVYQWPAEKENNTGVVSQTFKCSVKGSGISSYGKKPQDAPRAFEECMHQVKEQVPTHLHRSTRIHLGATAGMRLLRLQNETAANEVLASIQSYFKSQPFDFRGAQIISGQEEGVYGWITANYLMGNFLEKNLWHMWVHPHGVETTGALDLGGASTQISFVAEEKVDLNTSDITQVSLYGYTYALYTHSFQCYGRNEAEKRFLAMLLQNSTTKTHLVNPCYPQDYSTNFTMGHLFDSLCTVNQRPARYNPDKIITFEGTGDPSLCREKVASIFDFKTCHDRETCSFDGIYQPKVKGKFVAFAGFYYTASALNLSGSFSLDAFNSSSWNFCSQDWSQLPVLLPKFDEVYARSYCFSANYIYHLFVNVYKFTEDTWSQIHFKKEVGNSSIGWSLGYMLSLTNQIPAESPLIRLPVQPPVFVGILTLFTAAALLCLVFLAYLCLVSRKKRHSEHAFDHAVDSD